The following are encoded together in the Glycine soja cultivar W05 chromosome 5, ASM419377v2, whole genome shotgun sequence genome:
- the LOC114413761 gene encoding small glutamine-rich tetratricopeptide repeat-containing protein alpha — MDSSRNFLLSSHVAPSPPVKVKAQEIRVCTNRTCRRQGSFQTLETLSGLAPPNVAVKSCGCLGRCGGGPNLVVLPDGLIVGHCGTAARAAEVIATLFAGAGGHDPKTCLDALALRKRAEIEFAKRNFTEAELLLSQAIDLKPFGGIHITFKCRSFVRLELGNYSGALEDAEEALALAPGYSEAYICQGDAFLALNKFDLAEQSYSASLVIDPSIRHSKSFKARIAKLQEKLAAVKTL, encoded by the exons ATGGACAGCAGTCGCAATTTCTTGCTTAGTTCTCATGTGGCGCCATCCCCACCCGTCAAAGTCAAAGCACAGGAAATTCGGGTATGCACCAACCGCACCTGCCGCAGACAGGGCTCATTTCAAACCCTAGAAACTCTATCTGGCCTCGCTCCTCCAAACGTCGCCGTGAAGTCCTGCGGGTGCTTGGGGCGGTGCGGTGGCGGTCCCAATCTGGTGGTCCTGCCTGATGGCCTCATCGTTGGCCATTGCGGGACGGCTGCTCGGGCGGCGGAGGTCATAGCGACTCTGTTTGCCGGAGCTGGAGGCCATGACCCAAAGACTTGTTTAGATGCGCTTGCTTTGAGGAAGAGAGCGGAGATTGAGTTTGCCAAGCGAAACTTCACTGAGGCTGAGCTTCTACTCTCACAG GCTATAGATTTAAAACCATTTGGTGGCATACATATCACTTTTAAATGCAG GTCATTTGTAAGGCTGGAATTGGGCAACTACTCTGGTGCCCTCGAAGATGCTGAAGAGGCTTTGGCATTGGCTCCCGGTTATTCTGAG GCTTATATCTGCCAAGGTGATGCCTTTTTGGCGTTGAACAAATTTGATTTGGCAGAGCAGTCATATTCAGCATCCTTAGTTATAGATCCTTCGATTCGTCATTCTAAATCATTCAAG GCTCGGATAGCAAAACTTCAGGAAAAACTTGCTGCTGTCAAGACACTGTGA